In one window of Maribacter sp. BPC-D8 DNA:
- a CDS encoding Calx-beta domain-containing protein yields MDTFTSTFYGSNEGTQNFSSDWIEIGDDGNAWGGRIQITGGQLRFRDIDNRYIYRFVPLAGASSATLTLDYDANSAGGEAIDVYIYNADSNQWGFVQRINSGTGSLTYNLTAAQIASNPAIIFYRGDTSWQTNDAIYIDNVQFSATFGSEVLVDDVTVNENAGTATFTVRHGGSAASGPYSVNYTTSNISAIAGQDYTASSGTLNFDGTIFDTETITIFITDDTIFEGDETFQFSFTSTSDSNIDITDTAIGTILANDALIITDGGSATTCDDIFLDSGGISNYSDNEDKVYTICPDTANNYTQVSFDQFDVIPGDILYVYDGNNTGATLLGQYDNDNIPTQIFATNANGCLTFRFTSNNNTTGNGWQATVSCSPPGPKIVVEDVYVDEDSGSAIFTVTHVRDRHGYSWFFGFIETPFTVNYMVSDGTASNGSDYISVNGTLTFTGEVGNVQTFSVPIVDDGVPELVEYFTVGFSDATAQYASVDYSDTADGYINSQILANDPLTLFQEFDGYYDYSTTGGSLRTNDNNTDACSITTSSSNTLIAPIPNTGTIKKAYLYWAHSSTVVDGAVTFEGQTVNANYQYQTTLTNRNFYGYVSDVTDIVAGVADPSTNVFDFSGLSIDNSNTYCSSATVLGGWTLFVFYEDPNLPAVNINLYQGFDGLSNDGNSFTLDGFYAIAGAGAKASFLSWEGDSTLDGNSSGTTNPNGERLSITNQANQPPFVLSGDGGQTGNNAYNSTMYDNTTTPDYNVNTTYGVDLDTYDISTYISPGDSQVTANVDVGQDFLISAAVVLKVPSNLIAGTVFEDVNYGGGQGRNMTNANGVGISSAIVELYESDGTFVRRTNSKVSGDYSFGGMADGNYYVKLVNSTVRSTRANGINCTTCVPVQTFRTYGDVTNTIEVLTEIGGTDPSAISDSALGVFDDSQSLSLVSIASSGVANIDFGFNFNTIVNTNEFGQGSLEQFILNSNTLGETGLDIEANSIFDPAVEEDVSIFMIPPTSDSFGRTADVNYNAGGYFDFIVSNSTTLSTVIGTNTIIDGRTQTAFSGDTNTGTVGAGGTGVGVSNTALTNYDRPEIQVNRTNGDVFKLNGDNVTVRNISVYSNSNAGIQVLGGTASVTNNLIGVNALGTTSGNIDYGVEQTGGEATIASNYIASNTVAGIYIDGGTRSNIELNHLENNGDTACSDNILIEDGSTIIVQNNLIENSASSGIEINNVNDVVVTNNSISTSGQNGGNCTISYDGMAIKLNGNGALINQNRIFSNGSEGIAVLSGTSNTISQNSIYANGTVTPSLGIDLDMDGVTLNDTSDSDSGPNNLENFPVINSAFISGTNLVVTGWTSSGSTVEVFFTDINEGTAVLGDNQFGLTQDYGEGQIFIGKAIEGSSDDQDATSSLYLDDDGNTDNTNKYKFVFPLPSGTAVGDLITTTGTRSNSTSEFSPEVVIKTYTVITNRNITYRIKSN; encoded by the coding sequence TTGGATACATTTACCAGTACTTTTTACGGTAGTAATGAAGGGACACAAAATTTTAGTTCTGATTGGATTGAAATTGGAGATGACGGTAATGCCTGGGGTGGTCGTATACAAATTACTGGTGGTCAGTTACGTTTTAGAGATATAGATAATAGATACATTTATAGATTTGTTCCTTTGGCAGGGGCTTCATCTGCAACCTTAACTTTAGATTATGATGCCAATTCTGCAGGGGGTGAGGCAATCGATGTATATATTTATAATGCCGACAGCAACCAATGGGGTTTTGTTCAAAGAATTAATAGTGGAACAGGTTCATTAACCTATAATTTAACCGCTGCGCAAATAGCATCAAATCCTGCAATTATATTTTATCGTGGTGATACTAGTTGGCAAACAAATGATGCCATTTATATAGATAATGTACAGTTTAGTGCCACTTTTGGGTCAGAAGTACTAGTAGATGATGTTACCGTTAATGAAAATGCTGGAACTGCAACATTTACCGTAAGGCACGGTGGTAGTGCGGCAAGCGGACCTTATAGTGTAAATTATACAACTTCGAATATATCTGCGATTGCGGGTCAAGATTATACGGCATCAAGTGGAACTTTAAATTTTGACGGTACCATTTTTGATACCGAAACCATAACTATTTTTATTACAGATGATACTATATTTGAAGGCGATGAAACATTTCAATTTTCATTTACGTCAACTTCAGATTCTAATATAGATATTACAGATACGGCGATTGGTACAATTTTAGCCAATGATGCTTTAATTATAACAGATGGAGGCTCTGCAACAACTTGTGATGACATATTTTTAGATTCTGGAGGTATAAGTAATTATTCTGATAATGAAGATAAAGTGTATACTATCTGTCCAGATACGGCTAATAATTACACGCAGGTAAGTTTTGATCAGTTCGACGTTATACCCGGAGATATTCTTTATGTGTATGATGGTAATAATACCGGTGCTACTTTATTAGGGCAATATGATAATGACAATATACCTACCCAAATTTTTGCGACGAATGCTAATGGTTGTCTAACTTTTAGATTTACATCCAATAATAATACTACAGGTAATGGTTGGCAAGCAACTGTTAGTTGTTCACCACCAGGACCAAAAATTGTTGTAGAAGATGTTTATGTAGATGAAGATTCTGGTAGTGCAATTTTTACTGTAACCCACGTACGTGATCGTCATGGATACAGCTGGTTTTTTGGTTTTATTGAAACACCGTTTACCGTAAATTATATGGTAAGCGATGGTACAGCTAGTAATGGTAGTGATTATATATCAGTAAACGGTACACTTACTTTTACAGGTGAGGTGGGCAATGTTCAAACTTTTTCAGTACCTATTGTAGATGATGGTGTACCTGAATTAGTGGAGTATTTTACCGTTGGTTTTTCAGACGCTACAGCCCAATATGCTTCTGTAGATTATAGCGACACTGCAGATGGTTATATTAACTCGCAAATTTTAGCAAATGACCCATTAACTTTATTTCAAGAATTTGATGGTTATTATGACTATTCTACAACAGGTGGATCATTAAGAACAAATGATAACAACACAGATGCATGTTCAATAACAACATCGTCATCAAATACGTTGATTGCACCTATACCAAATACAGGTACTATTAAAAAAGCATATTTATACTGGGCGCATTCAAGTACAGTAGTTGATGGTGCAGTTACTTTTGAAGGGCAAACGGTAAATGCTAATTATCAATACCAAACAACACTTACCAATAGAAATTTCTATGGTTATGTAAGTGATGTTACAGATATAGTGGCAGGTGTAGCAGATCCATCCACCAATGTTTTTGATTTTTCAGGGTTGTCTATAGATAACTCAAATACGTATTGCTCATCGGCAACTGTATTAGGAGGTTGGACATTGTTCGTTTTCTACGAAGATCCTAACCTTCCTGCTGTAAACATTAACCTGTATCAAGGTTTTGATGGTTTAAGTAATGACGGAAATTCATTTACATTGGATGGTTTTTATGCCATTGCCGGTGCTGGTGCAAAAGCATCATTTTTATCATGGGAAGGAGATTCAACCTTAGATGGTAACAGTTCTGGAACAACCAACCCTAATGGAGAAAGATTATCTATTACAAATCAGGCAAATCAACCACCTTTTGTATTATCGGGAGATGGTGGTCAAACAGGAAATAATGCCTATAATTCTACTATGTATGATAATACTACAACACCAGATTATAATGTAAATACAACATATGGTGTAGATTTAGATACATATGATATTTCTACCTATATATCCCCTGGAGATTCCCAGGTAACAGCAAATGTAGATGTAGGGCAAGATTTCTTAATTTCTGCAGCGGTAGTATTAAAAGTGCCATCGAACTTAATTGCAGGTACTGTTTTTGAAGATGTCAACTACGGTGGTGGGCAAGGTAGAAATATGACAAATGCCAATGGCGTTGGTATATCTAGTGCTATTGTTGAATTATACGAAAGCGATGGTACTTTCGTAAGAAGAACGAACTCAAAAGTAAGTGGGGATTATAGTTTTGGTGGTATGGCAGATGGCAATTACTATGTAAAATTGGTAAACTCTACTGTTAGATCAACTAGGGCCAACGGTATAAACTGTACTACCTGCGTTCCTGTACAAACTTTTAGAACGTATGGCGATGTTACAAATACTATTGAGGTTTTAACTGAAATAGGAGGTACTGATCCATCAGCAATTTCAGATTCTGCTCTTGGAGTCTTTGACGATTCACAAAGTTTATCATTGGTAAGTATAGCTAGTAGTGGTGTAGCCAATATAGATTTCGGATTCAATTTTAATACTATTGTAAATACAAACGAATTTGGTCAAGGCTCTCTTGAGCAATTTATTTTGAACAGTAATACATTAGGAGAAACAGGTCTTGATATAGAGGCTAATTCAATATTTGACCCAGCAGTGGAAGAAGATGTCTCTATTTTCATGATACCACCAACAAGTGATAGTTTTGGTAGAACAGCAGATGTAAATTATAATGCTGGTGGATATTTCGATTTTATTGTAAGTAATTCTACGACTTTATCTACAGTAATTGGTACAAATACTATTATTGATGGAAGAACACAAACAGCATTCTCTGGAGATACAAACACTGGTACTGTTGGGGCTGGAGGCACAGGTGTAGGTGTTTCAAATACTGCATTGACAAATTATGACAGACCAGAAATACAAGTAAATAGAACAAATGGCGACGTTTTTAAATTAAATGGAGATAATGTTACCGTTAGAAATATTTCGGTTTATTCTAATAGTAATGCAGGTATTCAGGTCTTAGGAGGAACAGCAAGCGTAACCAACAATTTAATAGGTGTAAATGCTCTAGGTACCACTTCTGGTAATATTGATTACGGTGTAGAACAAACTGGTGGTGAAGCTACAATAGCATCTAATTATATAGCATCTAACACTGTTGCGGGTATTTATATTGATGGAGGCACAAGAAGTAACATTGAACTTAATCATCTTGAAAATAATGGAGATACCGCTTGCTCTGATAATATTTTAATTGAAGATGGCAGTACCATTATTGTACAAAATAATTTAATTGAAAACTCAGCTTCTTCAGGTATTGAAATTAATAATGTAAATGATGTAGTAGTCACAAATAATAGTATATCTACTTCTGGACAAAATGGAGGTAATTGCACCATAAGTTATGATGGAATGGCAATAAAATTAAATGGTAACGGTGCACTAATTAATCAAAATAGAATATTTTCAAATGGTAGTGAAGGTATTGCGGTACTTTCAGGAACTTCAAATACTATAAGTCAAAATTCTATTTACGCAAATGGTACAGTAACGCCAAGTTTAGGTATAGATTTAGATATGGACGGTGTAACATTAAATGATACTTCAGATTCAGATTCAGGTCCTAATAATTTAGAAAATTTCCCTGTTATTAACTCTGCTTTTATTTCTGGAACCAATCTAGTCGTAACCGGGTGGACTTCATCAGGGTCAACCGTTGAGGTATTTTTTACTGATATAAACGAAGGCACAGCTGTTTTAGGTGATAATCAATTTGGATTAACTCAAGATTATGGTGAAGGTCAAATTTTTATAGGTAAAGCGATAGAAGGTAGTTCAGATGATCAAGATGCAACATCATCATTATATCTTGACGATGATGGAAATACTGATAATACAAATAAATATAAGTTCGTATTCCCTTTACCATCAGGTACTGCTGTAGGAGATTTAATAACCACTACAGGAACAAGGTCAAATTCAACTTCAGAGTTCTCACCAGAAGTTGTAATTAAGACTTATACGGTAATTACCAATAGAAATATTACGTATCGTATAAAAAGTAATTAA
- a CDS encoding FG-GAP-like repeat-containing protein: protein MSYIGFIIIVLLSSLKIQAQTTFTESAASFGLDLGQPKDGGHAWSDFDNDGDLDVLVLENNNNSGVKSFLMRNNGNNTFTNVQPTLVPGLLGDWAERQAAWGDINNDGRPDFLINSSGNNNARKAIQIFIQNANGTFGDGIGGSAPITIGRSGATIVVPGVNSEGVGFFDFEGDGDLDIFFDNHDMGIELLRNNFIDHTSHTVVNPAPNVLFTHITTGNGSGVTEFGLNQFATDGDYGTAADVNDDGWVDIFMRKRDENDFFLNQGGNFSNGADLGQAANNNKGGNGLWDLDNDGDLDAVWTENGQTQIHRNDGGGVFTALGAVSFPGLPQPGNLNNGSSGARIDALAGGDIDNDGDIDIILVGNSRSYLYINQLNSPTPAPGVIGSGSAMSFSLDSQQFNSGRDGEGTTMVDVDDDGDLDIYININNNSNQLYINNLPAANRNNHLLIDVTEDRGANGSTGGFLGRVAIGTNVLIRDCSGNIVSGLRQVNGVYGHGTQQPEEVHFGLPLGENETYIIEVHYPNFYDSSSGTGISRLVATAIAQPSTIAGTNHYTLTTTDAEAIENPNAPIAEDDEVRVAYGNSVSVQIHLFINDSEPDGENFSIENITQPPVGTVVVDDAENGIVTYTYTGVTPFPGTTSFDYTITDSADSLCPSLGKSDSATVRIIERCTDPSGIDTDGDGINDVCDLDNDNDGILDFDEGCGNLIINPSFEMQDFTDPAAFPDGFTDGSGTFIGATYNSNQLTGWDYTTNLDGWVGLGSPSWTPDIYAPAYHGNQYVDVTGNNNVTGGINNTISQEVNTVIGTTYTVSFHWGEDIGHEEGAPVTLDIDIIDSGNSHLINETLNYTAEGLVAGIRGPKQWFYYERNFVATTTTTTIQFYAIPDGTSNGAAIDLISIAPITQCLDTDGDGTPDALDLDSDGDGCFDALEGNDSLDFADLNGDGSISGAVDANGVPTAVSGGQGKGSARDYTFTSNLCDDDGDGVNNANDKCPYFDDAIDSDNDGVPDGCDVDDDNDGVTDCDESSESIRNEFAWTLNSPAGNLNMDTNYTPEVNDWILDSTDAMLLNTPSFYANGSNLHIQPLASISKEDALAKGEYVEISFTTGTELSSFELREIRSGWYQPNQGDSYRTATAYKKAGSNAWSTLSTDVLHTDNGGSYATFQHMANGSVYLEANTKYVFRFFAYGQLDDSSQTYSVFDDVAFVFTACRSNNLDGDGLPNHLDDDSDGDGCNDADEAYANTSADSDNNGMYGSGSPAVNSDGSVIAASYESPADGDSNGIYDFLQVTTALVVTDQPQNQTVFTGEDAIFTSTVTNADNYQWQVSIDGVNYTNLVNDSEYSGTETSTLTVLNVPKQKEGYSYRLLASNSSNTCAEVASNAALLFVKVRTVITNKRITYRIKPN from the coding sequence TTGAGTTATATAGGCTTTATTATAATAGTCTTATTATCAAGTTTAAAAATACAAGCACAAACAACTTTCACTGAAAGTGCAGCTTCGTTTGGTTTAGATTTAGGTCAACCAAAAGATGGTGGTCATGCTTGGTCAGATTTTGACAATGATGGAGATTTAGATGTTCTCGTTCTAGAGAATAATAATAATAGCGGAGTAAAAAGTTTTTTAATGCGTAACAATGGTAACAACACGTTTACCAATGTGCAACCTACCTTAGTACCTGGTCTGTTAGGTGACTGGGCAGAAAGACAAGCTGCATGGGGAGACATTAATAATGATGGCAGACCAGATTTTTTAATAAACTCTTCAGGTAATAACAATGCTAGAAAAGCAATACAAATTTTTATTCAGAACGCTAATGGCACCTTTGGTGATGGTATAGGTGGTTCAGCTCCAATAACCATAGGTAGATCAGGTGCGACCATAGTTGTGCCAGGGGTTAATTCTGAAGGAGTCGGTTTCTTTGATTTTGAAGGAGATGGTGATTTAGATATTTTCTTTGATAATCATGATATGGGTATAGAATTATTACGAAATAATTTTATAGACCACACTAGCCATACAGTAGTTAACCCAGCCCCTAATGTTTTATTTACCCATATCACAACAGGTAATGGAAGTGGGGTCACTGAGTTTGGGTTAAATCAATTTGCTACAGATGGTGATTATGGTACAGCGGCAGATGTTAACGATGATGGTTGGGTAGATATTTTTATGCGTAAGCGAGATGAAAATGACTTTTTCTTAAATCAAGGTGGTAATTTTTCTAATGGTGCAGATTTAGGGCAAGCAGCAAATAATAACAAAGGTGGTAACGGACTTTGGGATTTAGATAATGATGGAGATTTAGATGCTGTATGGACAGAAAACGGACAAACCCAGATTCATAGAAATGATGGAGGCGGAGTATTTACGGCATTAGGTGCAGTGTCTTTTCCTGGTTTACCACAACCGGGTAATTTAAATAATGGTAGTTCAGGTGCCAGAATTGATGCATTGGCTGGGGGCGATATCGATAATGATGGCGATATCGATATTATTCTGGTAGGTAATAGTAGAAGTTATTTATACATCAATCAACTGAATAGTCCTACACCCGCACCTGGGGTAATAGGTAGTGGTTCGGCAATGAGTTTTTCTTTAGATTCTCAGCAATTTAACTCAGGTAGAGATGGTGAGGGTACCACCATGGTAGATGTTGATGATGATGGCGATTTAGATATTTATATCAATATAAATAATAATAGCAATCAACTATATATTAATAATTTACCTGCGGCAAATAGAAATAACCACCTACTTATAGATGTTACTGAAGATAGGGGTGCCAATGGCTCTACAGGAGGTTTCTTAGGTAGAGTAGCTATTGGAACAAACGTTTTAATTAGAGATTGTTCTGGTAATATAGTCAGCGGTTTGCGACAGGTAAATGGAGTATATGGTCATGGTACGCAACAACCAGAAGAAGTACATTTTGGTTTGCCTTTAGGTGAAAATGAAACCTATATTATAGAAGTTCATTATCCCAATTTTTATGATTCTTCCAGTGGAACCGGTATTTCCAGATTGGTAGCCACCGCCATTGCACAACCAAGTACAATTGCAGGTACAAACCATTATACACTTACTACTACTGATGCGGAAGCTATAGAAAACCCTAATGCCCCTATTGCAGAAGATGACGAAGTGCGAGTAGCCTATGGAAATTCTGTTTCTGTTCAAATTCACCTATTTATAAACGATTCTGAACCAGATGGCGAAAATTTTTCAATTGAAAACATAACGCAGCCACCTGTCGGTACTGTTGTTGTCGATGATGCCGAAAATGGTATTGTAACCTACACGTATACTGGAGTTACACCGTTTCCTGGTACAACTAGTTTTGACTACACTATAACAGATTCGGCAGACTCCCTTTGTCCTTCTTTGGGTAAAAGTGATTCGGCTACGGTACGTATTATTGAGCGATGTACAGATCCATCAGGGATAGATACTGATGGGGATGGAATAAATGATGTATGTGATCTTGATAATGATAATGATGGTATTCTTGATTTTGATGAAGGTTGTGGTAATTTAATCATCAATCCTTCTTTTGAGATGCAAGATTTTACGGATCCGGCAGCTTTTCCAGATGGATTTACAGATGGGTCAGGAACGTTTATAGGCGCTACATATAATTCAAATCAATTAACAGGCTGGGACTACACGACCAATTTAGATGGTTGGGTAGGTTTAGGTAGTCCTTCTTGGACTCCAGATATTTATGCACCAGCATATCATGGAAATCAATATGTAGATGTTACTGGTAATAATAATGTTACAGGAGGTATAAATAATACGATTTCTCAAGAAGTAAATACAGTAATTGGTACAACCTATACCGTCTCCTTTCATTGGGGCGAAGATATTGGGCATGAAGAGGGGGCACCAGTAACATTAGATATAGACATTATAGATTCGGGTAATAGTCACCTTATTAACGAAACCCTAAATTATACAGCAGAGGGCTTGGTTGCAGGTATAAGAGGACCCAAGCAATGGTTTTATTACGAACGTAATTTTGTTGCGACCACTACAACCACAACAATACAATTTTATGCCATTCCAGATGGTACATCTAATGGTGCAGCTATAGATTTGATTAGTATAGCGCCAATAACACAATGTTTAGATACTGATGGTGATGGCACCCCAGATGCGTTAGATTTAGATAGCGATGGTGATGGATGTTTTGATGCCTTGGAAGGAAATGATAGCTTAGATTTTGCAGATTTAAACGGAGATGGCAGTATTTCTGGAGCTGTTGATGCCAATGGTGTACCTACCGCTGTAAGTGGAGGGCAAGGAAAAGGTAGTGCAAGAGATTATACCTTTACCTCAAATTTGTGTGATGATGATGGTGACGGGGTAAACAATGCGAATGACAAGTGTCCCTATTTTGATGATGCCATTGATAGTGATAATGATGGTGTGCCAGATGGTTGTGATGTAGATGATGATAATGACGGTGTTACTGATTGCGATGAATCTTCAGAGAGTATAAGAAATGAGTTTGCATGGACCTTGAATAGTCCTGCAGGGAACCTTAATATGGATACCAATTACACACCAGAAGTAAATGATTGGATTTTAGACAGCACAGATGCCATGCTGTTAAATACCCCAAGTTTTTATGCTAATGGCAGTAATTTACACATTCAGCCATTAGCATCAATTAGCAAAGAAGATGCCTTAGCTAAAGGAGAGTATGTTGAGATTTCCTTTACAACAGGTACTGAGCTTTCTTCTTTTGAATTAAGAGAGATCAGATCAGGTTGGTATCAGCCAAATCAAGGAGACTCGTACCGTACGGCAACGGCTTATAAAAAAGCGGGGTCGAACGCATGGTCTACATTATCTACAGATGTTTTACATACAGATAATGGAGGTAGCTACGCAACATTTCAACATATGGCAAATGGTTCGGTCTATTTAGAGGCAAATACTAAGTATGTCTTTAGATTTTTCGCGTATGGTCAATTAGACGACTCTTCACAAACGTATTCGGTTTTTGATGATGTAGCTTTTGTTTTTACAGCTTGTAGAAGTAATAATTTAGACGGCGATGGCTTACCAAATCATCTTGATGATGATAGTGACGGCGATGGTTGTAATGATGCAGATGAAGCTTACGCAAACACCTCTGCAGATTCTGATAATAATGGCATGTATGGTTCAGGTTCACCAGCAGTAAATTCTGATGGATCTGTTATAGCGGCATCCTATGAATCTCCAGCAGATGGTGATTCTAATGGTATATATGATTTTTTACAAGTTACAACAGCTCTAGTAGTTACAGATCAACCACAAAATCAAACTGTATTTACAGGAGAAGATGCAATTTTTACATCAACTGTTACTAATGCAGACAACTATCAATGGCAAGTTAGTATAGACGGTGTAAATTATACTAATCTGGTAAATGATTCAGAGTATTCAGGTACGGAAACTTCAACTTTGACGGTTTTGAATGTACCAAAACAAAAGGAAGGATATTCATATAGATTACTCGCTTCTAATTCGAGTAATACATGCGCAGAAGTAGCTTCTAATGCAGCATTACTATTTGTAAAAGTTAGAACTGTAATTACAAATAAGAGAATTACATATCGTATAAAACCGAACTAA